The Rhizobium sp. WSM4643 genome has a window encoding:
- a CDS encoding SMP-30/gluconolactonase/LRE family protein — translation MQTGFELVLDLKASLGECPLWSVAEQVLYFVDIKRCWIHRFDPESGGLKTIELPEEVGCIGLAAAGGFIAGLRSGLWLVGTDGTLLRKLADNPEDQASSRFNDGMVDPKGRFVAGTVDETREKGIAGLYRFDRNGLAQLADGLLTSNGVAFSPDGQRLYHADTLRYALYTYDYAPETGTASNRRAFARFGSDTDKGRPDGGAVDVDGCYWTALFEGGRVQRYSADGILLAEYSVPAKCPTMVTFGGSDMRTLYCTSASIGRSADEIAAFPLSGAVFAMRTYIAGLPKPLFNSEA, via the coding sequence GTGCAAACGGGTTTCGAACTTGTTCTCGACCTCAAGGCGTCTCTCGGCGAATGCCCGTTGTGGTCGGTTGCCGAGCAGGTGCTCTATTTCGTCGATATCAAGCGCTGCTGGATACATCGGTTCGATCCGGAGTCCGGTGGCTTGAAGACAATCGAACTTCCCGAGGAAGTCGGCTGCATCGGCCTCGCCGCGGCTGGCGGTTTCATTGCCGGACTGCGCTCGGGCCTGTGGCTGGTCGGCACCGACGGGACACTTCTGCGCAAACTCGCAGACAATCCCGAGGATCAGGCGAGCAGCCGCTTCAATGACGGCATGGTCGATCCGAAAGGGCGCTTCGTGGCCGGAACGGTGGATGAGACCCGCGAAAAAGGCATTGCCGGTCTTTACCGCTTCGATCGGAACGGTCTAGCCCAGCTGGCCGATGGTCTTTTGACGTCGAACGGCGTCGCGTTCTCACCGGACGGGCAGAGGCTCTATCATGCGGACACGCTGCGCTACGCCCTCTATACCTACGACTATGCGCCTGAGACAGGTACGGCTTCCAACCGGCGGGCTTTTGCTCGGTTCGGAAGCGACACCGATAAGGGCCGCCCGGACGGTGGCGCCGTCGACGTCGATGGATGCTACTGGACCGCGTTATTCGAGGGCGGGCGCGTACAACGCTACAGTGCTGATGGAATTCTCCTCGCGGAATACTCAGTGCCGGCGAAGTGCCCGACGATGGTTACCTTCGGCGGCTCCGACATGCGAACCCTCTATTGCACAAGCGCCAGCATTGGCCGTTCTGCAGACGAGATCGCCGCCTTTCCCCTGTCCGGCGCAGTGTTTGCAATGCGCACCTATATCGCCGGTTTGCCAAAACCCCTTTTCAACTCGGAAGCCTGA
- a CDS encoding ISNCY family transposase, with protein MGLIAMSERDLQRIEILSKVIAGRMTMVSAAHVLDLSTRQVRRLLERINTGGAASIRHKAIGRPSNNRISDGVRNYAVTLVGERYADFGPTLAAEKLAERDGLRVSRETLRSWMVDAGLWLSRKQRRTFHQPRLRREAYGELIQIDGSEHRWFEDRGDPCSLLVFVDDATGKLMQLRFVRSESAFSYFEALALYLRDHGAPVAFYSDKHSVFRVAKKDAKGGQGMTQFGRALSELNIEILCANSSQAKGRVERMNRTLQDRLVKELRLADICDMEAGNAYLPDFIEHYNARFALAPARSGDLHRPMNLAPDRLKEILCKREQRYVGAQLTFSFERKRIMLEENEVTRGLAGRYVETYAYADGRLDVRWKGYSLPYKVFDKDQRVTHAAIIENKRLGDVLAYIKERQERQSQPDVKTNSEKNGYVRRARGPGRRKDFMNDPAVIARRRQALSDLDAAE; from the coding sequence ATGGGACTGATTGCGATGAGCGAGCGCGACCTGCAACGGATCGAGATTCTATCGAAGGTCATCGCCGGCCGGATGACGATGGTGTCGGCGGCACATGTGCTTGATCTGAGTACGCGCCAGGTGCGTCGTCTGCTGGAGCGGATCAACACGGGTGGTGCGGCGTCGATCCGGCACAAGGCGATCGGTCGACCGTCGAACAACCGGATCAGCGACGGTGTTCGGAATTACGCCGTGACGCTGGTTGGCGAACGCTATGCAGACTTCGGACCAACCTTGGCGGCCGAGAAGCTTGCCGAGCGCGATGGGTTGCGGGTGTCGCGCGAGACGTTGCGCAGCTGGATGGTGGATGCGGGCCTGTGGCTCTCGCGCAAGCAGCGGCGGACGTTTCATCAGCCGCGCTTGCGGCGTGAAGCCTATGGCGAGCTGATACAGATCGACGGGTCCGAACATCGCTGGTTTGAGGACCGCGGTGATCCATGCTCGCTGCTGGTGTTCGTCGATGATGCGACGGGCAAGCTGATGCAGTTGCGGTTCGTGCGCTCGGAAAGCGCCTTCAGCTATTTCGAGGCGCTGGCGCTTTACCTGCGCGATCACGGCGCGCCTGTGGCCTTCTACTCGGACAAGCATTCTGTGTTCCGGGTGGCGAAGAAAGACGCCAAGGGTGGCCAGGGCATGACCCAGTTCGGCCGTGCGCTCTCAGAGCTAAACATCGAGATTCTTTGTGCAAATTCCAGTCAGGCCAAGGGCCGCGTCGAGCGGATGAACCGGACGCTGCAGGATCGGCTGGTCAAGGAATTGCGGCTGGCCGATATCTGCGACATGGAGGCAGGCAATGCGTACCTGCCTGACTTCATAGAGCATTACAATGCGCGGTTTGCGCTCGCCCCTGCCCGATCCGGTGACCTGCACCGGCCGATGAATCTCGCCCCAGATCGGTTGAAGGAGATCCTGTGCAAGCGCGAGCAGCGCTATGTCGGGGCGCAGCTGACGTTTTCGTTTGAACGCAAGCGGATCATGCTCGAGGAGAACGAGGTGACGCGTGGATTGGCTGGCCGCTATGTCGAGACCTATGCCTATGCGGACGGCCGGCTCGATGTGCGGTGGAAGGGATACTCCCTGCCCTACAAGGTGTTCGACAAGGACCAGCGGGTGACGCATGCGGCGATCATCGAGAACAAGCGACTCGGAGACGTGCTGGCCTATATCAAGGAGCGCCAGGAGCGGCAGTCGCAGCCTGATGTAAAGACCAACAGCGAGAAGAACGGCTATGTGCGACGTGCTCGCGGTCCGGGACGGCGGAAGGATTTCATGAACGATCCCGCCGTCATTGCCCGACGGCGACAAGCGCTCTCTGACCTCGATGCGGCGGAATGA
- a CDS encoding NAD-dependent succinate-semialdehyde dehydrogenase → MTERRTLALKDPALLTDKAFVAGAWIGAPDGKSIAVTDPFDGALIANVPDLGQAVVAQAIDAAAEAQKLWARRTAKERAQVLKRWYDLIIENADDLALILTTEQGKPLAEARGEVVSNAAYLEWFAEEAKRIDGDIIPGPNAGQRIMVLKQPVGVCAAITPWNFPNGMITRKAGPALAAGCSMILKPASQTPLSALALAVLAERAGVPKGVFSVVTGEAKPIGLEFCHNPRIAKITFTGSTGVGRWLMKEAAGGIKRLSLELGGNAPFIVFDDADLDAAVEGAMISKFRNAGQTCVCANRIYVQESVAAAFTERLLAKVSGLSLGRGTDAGVSQGPLIDEKAVAKMEEHIADAMANGGTVLTGGKRSVLGGTFFEPTVVTGVTQTMKVAKEETFAPLAPIISFKHENDVIAMANDSEFGLASYFYAKDMARIWRVAEALEAGMVGVNTGMIANEMAPFGGIKQSGTGREGSKYGIEGFLELKYVALGGM, encoded by the coding sequence ATGACCGAACGCCGCACGCTTGCCCTCAAGGACCCCGCCCTTCTCACAGACAAGGCTTTCGTCGCCGGCGCGTGGATCGGCGCACCCGACGGCAAGTCAATTGCGGTGACCGATCCCTTCGACGGTGCGCTGATTGCCAATGTGCCGGATCTCGGCCAGGCGGTCGTCGCGCAGGCGATCGATGCCGCAGCAGAAGCGCAGAAGCTCTGGGCAAGGCGCACGGCCAAGGAGCGGGCGCAGGTGCTCAAGCGCTGGTACGACCTCATCATCGAAAATGCCGACGATCTGGCGCTGATCCTAACGACCGAGCAGGGCAAGCCGCTGGCGGAGGCGAGGGGCGAGGTCGTCTCCAACGCGGCCTATCTCGAATGGTTTGCGGAAGAGGCGAAGCGCATCGATGGCGATATCATTCCCGGCCCCAATGCCGGCCAGCGCATCATGGTGCTGAAGCAACCCGTTGGCGTCTGCGCGGCAATCACGCCATGGAATTTCCCCAACGGCATGATCACCCGCAAGGCAGGCCCGGCACTCGCTGCCGGCTGCAGCATGATCCTGAAGCCGGCTTCGCAGACGCCGCTGTCGGCCCTGGCGCTCGCCGTGCTCGCCGAGCGCGCCGGCGTACCGAAAGGCGTGTTTTCCGTCGTGACCGGCGAGGCGAAGCCGATCGGTCTTGAGTTCTGCCACAATCCGAGGATCGCCAAGATCACCTTCACCGGTTCCACCGGCGTCGGGCGCTGGCTGATGAAGGAGGCTGCCGGCGGCATCAAGCGCCTCTCGCTGGAATTGGGCGGCAATGCGCCCTTCATCGTTTTCGATGACGCCGATCTCGATGCCGCCGTCGAAGGCGCGATGATCTCCAAATTCCGCAATGCCGGCCAGACCTGCGTTTGCGCCAACCGTATCTACGTGCAGGAGAGTGTTGCTGCAGCCTTCACCGAAAGGCTGCTTGCCAAGGTTTCGGGTCTTTCGCTCGGTCGCGGTACAGACGCCGGCGTCAGCCAAGGGCCGCTGATCGATGAGAAGGCCGTTGCGAAGATGGAAGAGCATATCGCCGATGCGATGGCCAATGGCGGGACAGTTCTCACTGGGGGCAAGCGTAGCGTGCTTGGCGGCACTTTCTTCGAGCCGACAGTCGTGACCGGCGTGACGCAGACGATGAAGGTGGCCAAGGAGGAAACCTTTGCGCCGCTGGCACCGATCATTTCGTTCAAGCACGAGAACGACGTCATCGCCATGGCCAATGATAGTGAATTCGGTCTCGCCTCCTATTTCTATGCCAAGGATATGGCTCGCATTTGGCGTGTCGCGGAGGCGCTTGAAGCAGGGATGGTCGGCGTCAATACCGGCATGATCGCCAACGAAATGGCGCCCTTCGGCGGTATCAAACAGTCCGGTACCGGGCGCGAAGGATCGAAATACGGCATAGAGGGCTTTCTTGAACTGAAATATGTGGCACTTGGGGGAATGTAA
- a CDS encoding sulfite exporter TauE/SafE family protein — protein sequence MSAAGLAGLLVLAGLAAYMQTLTGFAFGLIMMGGIGLSGLMPLPEAAVLVSCMVLVNAVQVLARGWRDIAWAEFWPVVISSISALAAGYWLLGEMVSASIHWLKLVLGIVIIASSLQLALKPQPLAVRSSRASFAFFGAVAGLMGGLFSTAGPPLVYHLYRQPLPAVSIRETLVAAFAVNAVIRLAMVAAAGDVPHSSFWWGLLCIPVVMIMTFVAKRWPPPLSALSIRRMAFGLLLLSGLSLAVPALLKIIGDHAS from the coding sequence GTGAGCGCTGCCGGTCTTGCGGGACTTCTGGTGCTGGCGGGCCTTGCCGCCTACATGCAAACCCTGACCGGTTTCGCCTTCGGGCTGATCATGATGGGTGGCATCGGCCTTTCCGGGCTGATGCCGCTGCCGGAGGCCGCCGTGCTCGTGAGTTGTATGGTGCTCGTCAACGCAGTCCAGGTTCTGGCGCGCGGCTGGCGCGATATCGCCTGGGCCGAGTTCTGGCCGGTTGTCATCTCCAGCATTTCGGCGCTTGCTGCCGGATACTGGCTGCTGGGCGAGATGGTTTCGGCGTCCATCCACTGGCTGAAGCTTGTACTCGGGATCGTCATCATTGCCTCGAGCCTGCAGCTTGCGCTGAAGCCGCAGCCGCTGGCCGTGCGGTCATCGCGCGCTTCCTTCGCGTTTTTCGGTGCGGTTGCGGGTCTGATGGGTGGCCTGTTTTCCACCGCCGGCCCGCCGCTCGTCTATCACCTCTACCGGCAGCCGCTGCCGGCAGTCAGCATCCGCGAAACTCTGGTGGCAGCGTTTGCCGTCAATGCCGTAATCCGGCTGGCCATGGTCGCGGCTGCCGGCGACGTCCCGCATAGCAGCTTCTGGTGGGGTCTGCTCTGCATCCCGGTCGTGATGATCATGACCTTTGTCGCCAAGCGGTGGCCGCCACCCTTGTCTGCCCTATCCATCCGCCGCATGGCCTTCGGCCTGCTTCTGTTGTCCGGCCTGTCGCTGGCCGTTCCCGCCCTTTTGAAGATCATAGGAGATCATGCATCATGA
- a CDS encoding SDR family NAD(P)-dependent oxidoreductase: MPSNYDSVRYTSLEGRTVLVTGGASGIGAETVKAFAAQGANVAFIDIDAEEGAKLAASIGATFAACDVTDIPALRRAIAEVEQARGGIDALVNNAGKDDRHVMSDLEPESWRRALSLNLDHQFFATQAVSARMAEKGSGSIIMLGSVSWMRGRPGMVGYTTAKAAINGMTKTLARELGPSGIRVNCIVPGAIVTERQLNLWTSPEQNQQFIDLQALKFRLDASHVARMALFLASDESGGCTGANFVVDAGLTQN; the protein is encoded by the coding sequence ATGCCATCCAACTATGACAGCGTTCGCTACACCTCCCTTGAAGGGCGCACCGTGCTTGTCACCGGCGGCGCCTCTGGTATCGGGGCGGAGACGGTGAAGGCTTTTGCCGCGCAAGGCGCGAATGTTGCGTTCATCGATATCGATGCCGAAGAGGGGGCAAAACTAGCTGCTTCGATCGGGGCGACGTTCGCCGCTTGCGACGTCACGGATATTCCAGCGCTGCGTAGGGCCATTGCCGAGGTCGAACAGGCACGCGGCGGCATTGATGCTCTGGTCAACAACGCCGGCAAGGACGATCGTCACGTGATGAGCGATCTCGAACCGGAGTCCTGGCGGAGAGCCTTGTCGCTCAATCTCGACCACCAGTTTTTCGCAACCCAGGCCGTCAGCGCCCGCATGGCCGAAAAAGGGAGCGGGTCGATCATCATGCTGGGGTCAGTCTCCTGGATGCGCGGCCGTCCCGGCATGGTCGGCTATACCACTGCGAAGGCCGCCATCAACGGCATGACCAAGACGCTTGCCCGCGAACTCGGCCCCTCCGGCATCCGGGTCAACTGCATCGTCCCCGGCGCGATCGTCACAGAACGGCAATTGAACCTCTGGACGTCGCCGGAACAGAACCAGCAGTTCATCGACTTGCAGGCGTTGAAGTTCCGCCTCGATGCAAGCCATGTGGCGCGCATGGCATTGTTCCTTGCCTCTGACGAAAGCGGCGGCTGCACCGGCGCGAACTTCGTCGTCGATGCCGGGCTGACGCAGAACTGA
- a CDS encoding HpcH/HpaI aldolase family protein, giving the protein MSLTNHFKAWLAEKDRAAPLGTWLMAAAPATAEALGYAGFDFLVVDMEHVPVEVSDVAGILRAIGCTPAEAVVRLAWNDQVLVKRVLDAGARTVMLPFVQTAEEARAAASYTRYPPQGIRGVAAVHRGSRFGTIPDYLKRANGEVCTIVQIETPEAIERLPEIAAVDGIDALFVGPGDLSAAMGHIGNISHPEVQALIEKAAKDAHSAGKPVGIVGPNPDMVKRFLGYGYDFAAIASDIAMMTGRANDWLGVLKGQVAPAAAPAAAY; this is encoded by the coding sequence ATGAGCCTGACCAACCATTTCAAGGCATGGCTTGCCGAAAAGGACCGCGCAGCCCCGCTCGGCACCTGGCTGATGGCAGCGGCACCCGCCACGGCCGAGGCCCTCGGCTATGCCGGCTTCGATTTCCTTGTGGTCGACATGGAGCATGTGCCGGTCGAAGTCTCCGATGTTGCGGGCATCCTGCGCGCCATCGGCTGCACGCCGGCCGAGGCCGTGGTGCGCCTTGCGTGGAACGATCAGGTGCTGGTCAAGCGCGTGCTCGATGCCGGCGCGCGCACCGTCATGCTGCCCTTCGTCCAAACGGCCGAGGAGGCGCGCGCGGCTGCATCCTACACGCGCTATCCACCGCAGGGCATTCGTGGTGTCGCTGCCGTTCATCGCGGCTCTAGATTCGGCACGATCCCTGACTATCTGAAGCGGGCGAACGGTGAGGTCTGCACCATCGTCCAAATCGAAACGCCGGAGGCGATCGAGCGCCTGCCGGAGATCGCTGCGGTCGACGGCATCGACGCGCTGTTCGTCGGGCCTGGCGATCTGTCGGCTGCGATGGGCCACATCGGCAATATCTCCCATCCGGAGGTGCAGGCGCTGATCGAAAAGGCGGCAAAGGACGCACATTCGGCCGGCAAGCCGGTCGGCATCGTTGGTCCCAATCCCGATATGGTAAAGCGGTTCCTGGGCTATGGTTACGATTTTGCGGCGATAGCATCCGACATCGCCATGATGACCGGTCGCGCCAATGATTGGCTTGGCGTGTTGAAGGGGCAGGTAGCCCCCGCCGCGGCACCTGCCGCCGCCTACTGA
- a CDS encoding alpha-glucosidase, with amino-acid sequence MKLEQTETGFILTFGGRTILEHSAAAPAIFAGHGEERMDMYRGNFEIEDYVIERRAFAHTEIEHNRVFLSDGPGRPARLVLNIDGGTIGFEALDTSLNRLWMRVPADHDEHVWGGGEQMSYLDMRGRRFPLWTSEPGVGRDRTSEITFKSNVKDRAGGDYFNTNYPQPTYVSSARYALHVETTAYSVFDFRRKTFHEIEVWAIPSRIELFAAPTFVELVEVLSDRFGRQPPLPDWVYNGAIIGLKDGENSFSRLQSMRDAGVEVSALWCEDWVGLRQTSFGARLFWDWQANEDRYPGLRQRITELNGDGIRFLGYVNPYLCVDGPLFEIAEAEGYFATDESGKTALVDFGEFDCGVVDFTNPAAAEWFAEDIIGKKMLDYGLSGWMADFGEYLPIDVHLANGIDAKLMHNQWPTLWAEVNAKAVASRGQTGEALFFMRAGFTGVQKHCPLLWGGDQSVDFSRHDGLVTVICAALSSGLLGNAYHHSDIGGYTSLFGNVRTPELLMRWAEMAAFTPVMRSHEGNRPRENVQIDQDAQVLSHFARMTRIYRHLAPYLKSLSDEAVARGLPVQRPLFLHHQDDRETYAIQDSYLYGADMLVAPVWEAAQADRVVYLPKGAFWVHAWTGETFAGGEKVRIAAPLGQPPVFYRAGCADEALFAGLRGL; translated from the coding sequence ATGAAACTCGAACAGACAGAAACCGGCTTCATTCTCACTTTCGGGGGCCGGACGATTCTTGAGCACAGCGCAGCCGCGCCTGCGATCTTTGCCGGTCATGGCGAAGAGCGCATGGATATGTATCGCGGCAATTTCGAAATCGAGGACTATGTCATCGAGCGTCGTGCCTTTGCGCATACGGAGATCGAACACAATCGGGTTTTTCTGTCGGACGGACCGGGCCGGCCGGCACGCCTTGTCCTGAACATCGATGGAGGTACCATCGGCTTTGAGGCGCTCGATACGTCGCTGAATCGGCTATGGATGCGTGTCCCTGCCGATCACGACGAACATGTCTGGGGTGGCGGAGAGCAGATGTCCTATCTCGACATGCGCGGCCGGCGCTTTCCCCTTTGGACCTCTGAGCCGGGCGTCGGCCGCGACCGGACCAGCGAGATCACCTTCAAGTCGAACGTCAAGGATCGGGCGGGCGGCGATTATTTCAACACGAACTACCCACAACCGACCTATGTTTCCTCGGCGCGCTACGCGCTGCATGTCGAAACGACGGCCTATTCCGTTTTCGATTTCCGCCGCAAGACTTTTCACGAGATCGAGGTCTGGGCGATTCCGTCGCGGATCGAGCTTTTCGCCGCGCCGACCTTCGTCGAACTGGTCGAGGTGCTGTCGGATCGCTTCGGCCGCCAGCCGCCGCTTCCCGACTGGGTATACAACGGCGCGATCATCGGGCTGAAGGATGGCGAAAATTCCTTTTCGCGGCTTCAGTCGATGCGCGATGCCGGCGTCGAGGTTTCCGCTCTATGGTGCGAGGACTGGGTGGGGCTGCGCCAGACCTCCTTCGGCGCGCGCCTCTTCTGGGACTGGCAGGCCAACGAGGATCGTTATCCCGGTCTACGCCAGAGGATTACCGAGCTGAACGGTGATGGCATCAGGTTCCTCGGTTACGTGAACCCCTATCTCTGCGTCGATGGCCCCTTGTTTGAAATCGCGGAAGCGGAGGGCTACTTCGCTACGGATGAAAGCGGAAAAACGGCATTGGTCGATTTTGGCGAATTCGACTGCGGCGTCGTCGATTTCACAAATCCGGCCGCGGCCGAATGGTTTGCCGAGGACATCATCGGCAAGAAGATGCTGGACTATGGGCTTTCGGGATGGATGGCAGACTTCGGCGAATACCTGCCGATCGACGTGCACCTTGCAAACGGCATCGATGCCAAGCTGATGCACAACCAGTGGCCGACGCTTTGGGCGGAAGTCAATGCGAAGGCGGTTGCCAGTCGCGGTCAGACCGGCGAGGCGCTGTTTTTCATGCGCGCCGGCTTCACCGGCGTCCAGAAACATTGTCCGCTGCTGTGGGGCGGCGATCAGTCGGTCGATTTCTCCCGGCACGATGGGCTGGTCACCGTCATCTGTGCTGCCCTGTCTTCCGGCCTCCTCGGCAATGCCTATCACCACTCCGACATCGGAGGCTATACCAGCCTCTTCGGCAATGTCCGCACGCCCGAGCTTTTGATGCGCTGGGCCGAAATGGCGGCATTCACCCCCGTCATGCGCAGCCATGAGGGAAATCGCCCGCGCGAAAACGTGCAGATTGATCAGGACGCGCAGGTGCTGTCGCATTTCGCCCGGATGACGCGGATCTACAGGCATCTTGCTCCCTATCTCAAATCGCTGTCCGATGAGGCGGTTGCGCGGGGTCTGCCGGTACAGCGGCCGCTGTTCCTGCATCACCAGGACGATCGTGAGACCTATGCAATCCAGGACAGTTATCTCTACGGCGCCGACATGCTGGTCGCGCCCGTCTGGGAGGCAGCACAGGCGGATCGTGTCGTCTATCTGCCGAAGGGCGCGTTTTGGGTTCACGCCTGGACGGGCGAAACATTCGCCGGCGGCGAAAAAGTTCGGATTGCCGCGCCGCTCGGACAGCCGCCCGTCTTCTACCGAGCCGGTTGCGCCGATGAAGCGCTGTTTGCCGGTCTTCGAGGTCTGTGA